The Sulfurimonas sp. genome includes the window AAAATGCAATAAGCGTAAAATCTTTAGAAGTTAAGTTTTTAAAACCTTCTATTGATTTTAGTGATTACGACTACCTCATAATTACTTCAAAACAAACAGTTAAAGCACTAGAACAATATGATAAAAAAGATTTTATAGATATACCCGCTTTGTGTGTATCTAAAAAAACTGCTGCATCTTATGAAAACTTTGGTGGAAAAATTTTAGATATTGGTGATGGTTATGGCGATAATCTAGTTAAAAATATAAAAGAAAAGTCTAAAGATAAAAAGTGGCTTTATTTAAGAGCAGAGCTTATAGCATCTGACTTTGTACTTAGATGCCAAAATGATGAATATGATATAGATGAAGAGATTTTATATGTAAGTGAGTGTTCACAAGAAGTGCTAGATGTGAAGATTTGTAAAAATCCAACTCTAATTTTTACTTCTCCTTCTGCTATTACATGTTTTTTAAAAACACACACTATTGGTTCAGATGCAAAAGTAGTTGTGCTTGGAAAAACTACTGCAAAATCCTTACCTGAAAATATAAAATACTGCGTATCTCAAAAAACATCTATTGAGAGTTGTATGGAATTAGCGATTACACTTTAGCTATAAATCAAGAATTTTTTAGTATAATATATTCATAGTCTGAGTAGTTCGATATATCGTAATTATGAGGGTTCTACATTTTCAATTAGTGAACAAGTAGAGTTATTGTGTGTCGGTGTTATCGTTTGAGATATGTTAACTCTGTCAAGATAATGTGGCCAATATATTTCTCTCTCTTCACCCAAATTCGGCTTTTAGAACCAAGCCTGTGCGAAACGGCTACTTGGGCTTTTATAACTTTTAACTAGGAAAACAATCAATGAAAATATTAATACTAGGCGCTGGTGGTAGAGAATATTCTATTGCAAGAGCAATTTTAAATGAAAAACAAGAACATGAATTATTTTTTATGCCAGGAAATGGCGCTACAAAAATATTAGGTACAAATTTAGATATTAAAGATTATAACCTTTTAGCAGATTTTGCAAAAGATGAAAAAATAGACTTAACAATTGTTGGTCCTGAAGCTCCACTAGTAGATGGAGTAGTAGATATATTTAAAGCAAAAGATTTAACAATTTTTGGACCAAGCAAAGAAGCTGCTCAACTTGAAGGCTCAAAAGTATATATGAAAAACTTTTTAGCAAAGTATGAAATACCAACTGCAGCCTATATAGAAACAGATTCTATAGAAGATGCTTTTAAATTTACAGATACTTTATCTACACCAATTGTTGTAAAAGCAGATGGATTATGTGGTGGTAAAGGTGTAATTATTGCACAGACTCATGATGAAGCAAAAGTTGCAATAAGTGAAATGTTAAGTGGAAAAAGTTTTGGAGATGCCGGACTTAAAGTAATAGTTGAAGAGTTCTTAGATGGTTACGAACTTTCAATGTTTGCTATTTGTGATGGAGATGATTATATTTTGTTGCCTGCTGCACAAGACCATAAAAGACTTTTAGATGGAGATGAAGGACCAAATACTGGTGGAATGGGTGCTTATGCTCCAACACCTTTAGTAGATGAAGAGCTTTATCAAAAAGTTAGAGATAGAGTTATAGTGCCAACATTAGATGGAATGAAAAAAGAGGAAGCACCTTTTGAAGGAGTTCTTTTTATAGGTATCATGGTTGTAAATGGTGAACCAATTACATTAGAGTTTAATGTTCGTTTTGGCGACCCAGAATGTGAGATACTTATGCCTCTTATGACTTCGAGTGTTAGCGATATGTTTTATAAAGCTGCTACAAATAAACTAAGTGAGATAAAAGTAGAATTTTCATCTCAATATGCGGTCGGTGTAGTTATGGCTAGTGGAAATTATCCTTATGGAAGTTCAACTCCTGCTGAGATAATTTTAGATGATGTTAAACACCAAGAAATAGAAGATTTCACCCATATATCTTATGCTGGAGTAAGTGAGCAAGATGGTAAACTTTATGCTGATGGCGGAAGAGTATTAGTTTGCGTTGGTTTAGGTGATAGCATTAAACAAGCAAGAGATAGAGCGTATCTTAGATGTGGACAAGTTCACTATATGGGTAAAAAAATCAGAACAGATATAGCTTATCAAGCTCTTTAGGAGAAAATTTAGTGAATGAAGAGATAGAGAATAACCTTCATCGTGAAGGTATTGTTTTAGCACAAAATAAAAAAAGAGCTATGGCATTTTTTGTAGATGAGATGCTTCTTTCTTTTTTACTTGTAATAGCCTTATGGGATTCCTTTGAAAATGCACAAACTGTAGAAGAGTTGATAAATATAACAAATACTTTTGTTCTAGAATATATGTTAATGAAAATTGTGTATCAAGCTTTTTTTATAATGCAATATGGTGCATCCCTTGGAAAAATTCTTATGAAAATAAGAGTAATCGAAGTAAATACTATGCAAACACCAAATGTAATTGTTTCTCTTAATCGTTCTATTTTTCGCGTTATTTCAGAGATGATTTTATATTTAGGTTTTTTGTGGGGACTACTTAATCCAGAACGACAAACATGGCATGATATAACAGCAAGAACCTTGGTTGTAGATGCTTAAACTCCTATCGTTAGTTATACTTTTAACTACTTATCTTTTAGCAGATTCAAAAGTTGAAATTTATGCAACAACGATGGAATCTTCTAAAAATGTGGTTAATGCATCTGGTGGAGTGACAGTTGTATATAAAGACTACTTCTTAAGTGCAGACCGAGCTATTTATAATAGAAATACTGGAGAATTAGAGCTTTTTGAAAATGTTCGTGCAAATCAAGGCAAAGATTATCAACTTTTAGGTAAATATGCAAAATTAAATATAGCTAAAAAAGAGCGATTGTTTAAACCTTTTTTTATGCTTGATAAAAGTTCACAGGTTTGGATGAGTGCTGATGAAGGTTGTGCCGTAGACAAAGATTTTAGTATAAAATCTGGAGTAATGAGTGGATGTAACCCAAATGACCCACTATGGAAAATGCACTTTTCTTCAACCTCATATAATTCAGATACTAAATGGCTTCATATATTTAACGCAAGAATTTTTATTTATGACATTCCTGTTTTTTATACTCCTTATTTTGGTTATTCACTTGATACAAAAAGAAGAACAGGACTCCTCTCTCCTGCTATGGGTATTTCAGATACAGAAGGGTTTTATTACGAACAACCTATCTATATAGCGGAACAAAGCTGGTGGGATTTTGAACTAAAACCCCAAGTAAGAACAAATCGTGGTGTAGGTGGATATTCGACATTTAGATTCATTGACTCTAAGGTTTCAGAGGGTGAATTTAAGACTGGTTACTTCTCAGAAAAAGATGATTATTTTAAGAAACAAAATTTAGCGCATGATTCACACTATGGAT containing:
- the purD gene encoding phosphoribosylamine--glycine ligase — translated: MKILILGAGGREYSIARAILNEKQEHELFFMPGNGATKILGTNLDIKDYNLLADFAKDEKIDLTIVGPEAPLVDGVVDIFKAKDLTIFGPSKEAAQLEGSKVYMKNFLAKYEIPTAAYIETDSIEDAFKFTDTLSTPIVVKADGLCGGKGVIIAQTHDEAKVAISEMLSGKSFGDAGLKVIVEEFLDGYELSMFAICDGDDYILLPAAQDHKRLLDGDEGPNTGGMGAYAPTPLVDEELYQKVRDRVIVPTLDGMKKEEAPFEGVLFIGIMVVNGEPITLEFNVRFGDPECEILMPLMTSSVSDMFYKAATNKLSEIKVEFSSQYAVGVVMASGNYPYGSSTPAEIILDDVKHQEIEDFTHISYAGVSEQDGKLYADGGRVLVCVGLGDSIKQARDRAYLRCGQVHYMGKKIRTDIAYQAL
- a CDS encoding RDD family protein, coding for MNEEIENNLHREGIVLAQNKKRAMAFFVDEMLLSFLLVIALWDSFENAQTVEELINITNTFVLEYMLMKIVYQAFFIMQYGASLGKILMKIRVIEVNTMQTPNVIVSLNRSIFRVISEMILYLGFLWGLLNPERQTWHDITARTLVVDA
- a CDS encoding uroporphyrinogen-III synthase; translated protein: MTRQIYLFATSKHENAISVKSLEVKFLKPSIDFSDYDYLIITSKQTVKALEQYDKKDFIDIPALCVSKKTAASYENFGGKILDIGDGYGDNLVKNIKEKSKDKKWLYLRAELIASDFVLRCQNDEYDIDEEILYVSECSQEVLDVKICKNPTLIFTSPSAITCFLKTHTIGSDAKVVVLGKTTAKSLPENIKYCVSQKTSIESCMELAITL